In Armatimonadota bacterium, one DNA window encodes the following:
- the nadD gene encoding nicotinate (nicotinamide) nucleotide adenylyltransferase: MRIGILGGTFDPPHSGHLALAEAALSQLRLEEVLFVPAHKNPAKLDQAVTPAKMRLEMVRLAILGRQEFSVSDIEVVRRGPSYAVDTMLQLAQASPSDYWFLMGADALKGLPNWKQPEKLIRLCRLGVAVRAPDQPDEVISRLPEAFRSKVDIIKLKPQDVSSSEIREYVSRGLGVGQWLPEAVQSYVLEHKLYRS; encoded by the coding sequence ATGAGAATCGGAATTTTAGGCGGCACTTTCGATCCTCCGCACAGTGGGCATTTGGCCCTTGCGGAGGCTGCACTGTCACAGCTCCGACTCGAAGAAGTGCTGTTTGTGCCGGCCCACAAGAACCCCGCCAAGTTGGATCAGGCCGTCACACCCGCCAAGATGAGGCTTGAAATGGTCCGGCTCGCGATCCTCGGTAGGCAAGAGTTCAGCGTTTCGGATATCGAAGTGGTGCGGCGAGGTCCCAGCTACGCCGTCGACACCATGCTTCAACTGGCGCAGGCGAGCCCCTCCGACTACTGGTTCCTGATGGGAGCGGACGCTCTTAAGGGCCTCCCAAACTGGAAGCAACCTGAGAAACTTATCCGTCTTTGTCGTTTGGGGGTGGCTGTTCGCGCTCCTGACCAGCCGGATGAAGTGATTTCCAGACTGCCTGAGGCGTTCCGCTCAAAGGTGGACATCATCAAGCTGAAGCCACAGGACGTGTCATCATCGGAGATTCGCGAGTACGTTTCGCGGGGCCTCGGCGTTGGGCAATGGCTGCCGGAGGCGGTGCAGAGTTATGTGCTGGAGCACAAGCTCTATCGGAGTTGA
- the ffh gene encoding signal recognition particle protein, translated as MLDTLTKRITGIFSGLRRKGRLTESDVQDMLREIRVALLEADVNFQVAKDFIAKVKEKAVGEELFSSLSADQTLIRIVRDELVELLGGKDADTRFNWASEPPTVVLLCGLQGSGKTTTAAKLALKLQQEGKKVMMAACDIQRPAAVKQLQVLGEQVGSEVYAKLDGTKPVQIAQEALARARHMMADVLIVDTAGRLQVDEDLMRELGEVHRSVKPSETLLVVDSTTGQEAVNVANAFHERVPLTGAIFTKLDGDTRGGAVLSVRAATGVPLRYIGLGESTDALDAFHPDRMAQRIIGMGDVLGIIEKAEMAIDKDDAKQLEKKLLGGDGLDFHDMLQQFKTMRKMGPLKNVLKMVPGLGAQISDEQLASLDERRVDRIEAIILSMTYQERSQPDIINGSRRRRIAQGSGTSVEDVNQLLRQLYEARKQMKQFAKMQARFKKFGKRRK; from the coding sequence GCGCTCCTTGAGGCCGATGTCAACTTCCAAGTCGCCAAAGACTTCATTGCCAAGGTCAAAGAAAAGGCGGTCGGCGAGGAGCTCTTTAGCAGCCTGAGCGCCGACCAGACCCTGATCCGGATCGTCCGCGACGAGCTTGTCGAACTCCTCGGCGGAAAGGACGCCGACACACGCTTCAATTGGGCTTCCGAGCCTCCGACGGTGGTGCTTCTATGCGGCCTCCAGGGCTCCGGCAAGACCACCACAGCCGCAAAGCTCGCGCTCAAGCTCCAGCAGGAGGGCAAAAAGGTCATGATGGCGGCCTGCGACATCCAGAGGCCCGCCGCAGTGAAACAGCTTCAAGTCCTGGGCGAGCAGGTCGGGTCCGAGGTCTATGCCAAGCTGGACGGAACCAAGCCGGTTCAGATCGCCCAGGAGGCCTTGGCCCGTGCGCGGCACATGATGGCCGACGTCTTGATCGTGGACACGGCAGGCCGCCTCCAGGTCGACGAAGACCTGATGCGCGAGCTTGGCGAGGTTCATCGCAGCGTCAAGCCCAGCGAGACCCTCTTGGTGGTGGATTCCACAACGGGCCAAGAAGCCGTTAACGTCGCGAACGCTTTCCATGAGCGGGTTCCGCTCACGGGTGCGATCTTCACGAAGCTGGACGGCGACACTCGCGGCGGCGCGGTGCTCAGCGTTCGAGCCGCAACGGGTGTTCCCTTGCGCTACATCGGCCTTGGCGAGAGCACCGATGCTCTCGACGCTTTCCATCCCGATCGGATGGCTCAACGCATCATCGGCATGGGCGACGTCCTCGGCATCATCGAGAAGGCCGAGATGGCGATCGACAAAGACGATGCCAAGCAGCTTGAAAAGAAGCTCCTCGGCGGAGACGGCCTCGACTTCCACGACATGCTGCAGCAGTTTAAGACCATGCGCAAGATGGGGCCGCTCAAAAACGTGCTAAAAATGGTTCCCGGCCTCGGCGCGCAGATTTCGGATGAGCAGCTGGCGAGTCTGGATGAGCGCCGAGTGGACCGTATAGAAGCGATTATCCTCAGCATGACGTACCAAGAGCGCTCTCAACCGGATATAATCAATGGCTCGCGGCGAAGACGCATTGCGCAAGGCTCGGGAACGAGCGTCGAAGACGTTAACCAATTGCTTCGACAGCTCTATGAGGCTCGCAAGCAGATGAAGCAGTTCGCCAAGATGCAGGCGCGGTTCAAGAAGTTCGGAAAACGCCGAAAATGA
- the rpsP gene encoding 30S ribosomal protein S16, which produces MVKIRLRRIGAKGRPFYRVVVAKSTAGRNGAFIETLGTYNPIVKPTHVEIDGERAMHWLMQGAQPTETAARLLNKTGVLEQYFAQRPGAKKDYAFLDKRTAATSVRSVMDKQSEPKAEAAPVAAAPVAAAPEPAPAPEPEAAPEPAAEEPVVEVEAAAETVADAEPVAEAEPEAPAKEA; this is translated from the coding sequence GTGGTAAAGATCAGATTGAGGCGCATTGGCGCAAAGGGCCGCCCGTTCTATCGGGTCGTGGTGGCCAAATCGACCGCGGGACGCAATGGCGCCTTCATCGAGACGTTGGGGACCTATAACCCCATCGTCAAACCCACGCACGTGGAAATCGACGGAGAACGAGCGATGCACTGGCTGATGCAAGGCGCGCAGCCCACCGAAACGGCGGCTCGTCTGCTGAACAAGACCGGCGTCCTGGAACAGTATTTCGCCCAGCGGCCCGGAGCAAAGAAGGACTACGCGTTCTTGGACAAGCGCACGGCAGCCACGTCGGTACGATCGGTGATGGACAAACAGTCTGAACCCAAGGCCGAAGCCGCTCCGGTGGCCGCGGCACCGGTCGCAGCAGCCCCAGAACCTGCGCCGGCCCCCGAGCCCGAAGCGGCGCCTGAACCCGCGGCCGAAGAGCCCGTCGTCGAAGTGGAAGCGGCCGCCGAAACCGTTGCTGACGCCGAGCCTGTGGCCGAAGCAGAGCCTGAGGCTCCCGCCAAAGAGGCCTAA
- the rimM gene encoding 16S rRNA processing protein RimM has protein sequence MGTIRIGRIVGAQGLKGEVKVEPLTDFFERFDPGKVLTIQGAEHEILGARLQGERLVLQIEGVSDRTAAEKLQWEYLEADEDLDVELDEDEYFTADLIGMRVVTEAGEVLGEVEKVLPYPAHDLLVVDGIMIPAVKEFVKQVDLKGRRMVVHLIEGMR, from the coding sequence CTGGGAACGATCAGGATCGGCCGAATCGTAGGCGCCCAAGGTCTGAAGGGCGAAGTCAAGGTGGAACCCTTGACCGACTTCTTCGAGCGGTTCGATCCGGGAAAAGTCCTTACCATTCAAGGCGCCGAGCATGAAATCCTGGGCGCCAGGCTCCAAGGTGAGCGCCTGGTGCTCCAGATCGAGGGGGTTTCGGACCGAACGGCCGCGGAGAAGCTGCAGTGGGAGTACCTTGAGGCCGACGAGGACCTGGATGTCGAACTGGACGAAGACGAGTACTTCACCGCCGACCTCATCGGTATGCGCGTGGTGACCGAGGCAGGCGAGGTGCTGGGCGAAGTGGAGAAGGTCCTTCCCTACCCCGCTCATGACCTGCTGGTTGTGGACGGCATCATGATTCCCGCCGTGAAAGAGTTTGTGAAGCAAGTGGATTTGAAGGGCCGCCGAATGGTGGTTCACCTGATCGAAGGCATGCGCTAA
- a CDS encoding KH domain-containing protein, with translation MKYGNLVEALVKGIVEQPDEVHIDEELTGHTRTFVVHVAPEDVGKIIGKSGRVVSAIRCVVSAVAAKAHERAFVKIPTE, from the coding sequence ATGAAGTACGGCAACTTAGTTGAAGCTTTGGTCAAGGGCATCGTCGAACAGCCAGACGAAGTGCATATCGACGAGGAACTCACCGGCCACACCCGGACCTTCGTGGTCCACGTGGCTCCCGAAGACGTCGGCAAGATCATTGGCAAAAGCGGGCGCGTGGTCTCGGCGATCCGCTGCGTGGTCAGCGCCGTTGCGGCCAAGGCCCATGAGCGCGCGTTCGTCAAGATCCCCACGGAGTAG
- a CDS encoding PEP-CTERM sorting domain-containing protein — MKRILILAAAFAAGQAGAAVLVAAESSYQYIDATAATMYGGSTAGWETTGYDDSAWFTGNAVFSNSTGIDSNPTQTAWDADYDPKLRHTFTMGSSMGPLFAHVAIDNGFDMYIDGVWVWSANAEGYTSYWEYTKNIGSLGAGTHTIAFQLEDHGGLTAFDFQLDTVPEPASLAVLGLGAVALIRRRR, encoded by the coding sequence ATGAAACGAATACTGATACTCGCAGCCGCATTTGCGGCGGGGCAGGCGGGCGCAGCTGTGCTGGTTGCGGCCGAATCGTCGTACCAGTACATCGACGCGACGGCTGCGACGATGTATGGCGGTTCTACCGCTGGATGGGAAACGACCGGATACGATGACTCAGCTTGGTTCACGGGAAACGCCGTGTTCTCAAACTCGACCGGCATCGATTCCAACCCCACGCAAACCGCCTGGGACGCGGACTACGATCCCAAGCTAAGGCACACGTTCACGATGGGAAGCTCGATGGGGCCGCTGTTCGCCCACGTGGCTATTGACAACGGCTTCGATATGTACATCGATGGCGTTTGGGTGTGGTCGGCAAACGCTGAAGGCTATACCAGCTATTGGGAATACACCAAGAACATAGGTTCTTTGGGCGCCGGGACGCACACGATTGCGTTCCAGCTTGAGGATCACGGCGGATTGACCGCGTTTGACTTCCAACTGGACACGGTGCCGGAACCCGCCAGCCTGGCCGTGCTTGGCCTAGGCGCCGTCGCCCTCATCCGCCGGCGTCGATAG
- the ispG gene encoding (E)-4-hydroxy-3-methylbut-2-enyl-diphosphate synthase: MNLQTSYPRRNTRAVRVGNVTIGGGQHVVVQTMITEETFNVQACVEQVIALHKAGAEIVRITTPTLREADAFGEIAGRVRKDYGPVPMVADVHHQGAGIAAEAAKHADKVRINPGLFVFKKPTGRSEFAEQDHADQRAEIEEQLVPVLEACTAHKTALRIGVNHGSLAERLLVTYGDSPEGMVESALEYLRLCEKHGFQNIVISMKASRVPIMLAANRLLAMRLETEGMDYPIHLGVTEAGDGAYARLKSTAGIATLLNEGIGDTIRVSLAEDPANEIPVCYEILQAVGLRKTQVEYIACPSCGRTKFNLPTVLHEVREATRHLVGLDIAVMGCIVNGPGEMADADYGYVGAAGGKITLYRKKEPVKHGIPQEQGVSELIALLKEDGVWVEAPEGAAQRQALRTV; this comes from the coding sequence ATGAACCTCCAGACCTCCTATCCTCGCCGAAACACCCGGGCCGTGCGGGTTGGGAACGTCACCATCGGTGGCGGGCAGCACGTCGTGGTGCAGACGATGATCACCGAAGAGACGTTCAACGTCCAGGCGTGCGTCGAGCAGGTCATTGCTTTGCACAAGGCAGGCGCAGAGATCGTTCGAATCACGACGCCGACACTCCGCGAAGCCGACGCATTTGGCGAAATTGCGGGACGTGTTCGGAAGGACTATGGTCCTGTGCCAATGGTCGCCGACGTCCATCACCAGGGCGCGGGGATCGCCGCAGAGGCCGCCAAGCACGCCGACAAGGTGAGGATTAACCCGGGGCTGTTCGTATTCAAGAAGCCCACCGGGAGGTCGGAGTTTGCGGAGCAGGACCACGCCGACCAGCGCGCCGAGATCGAGGAGCAGCTGGTGCCGGTGCTGGAGGCTTGCACGGCCCATAAGACCGCGCTGCGCATCGGTGTGAACCATGGCTCTCTGGCCGAACGGCTACTGGTCACCTATGGCGACTCGCCCGAAGGGATGGTGGAGAGCGCGCTGGAATATCTGCGGCTCTGCGAGAAGCACGGCTTCCAGAACATCGTGATCTCGATGAAGGCCAGCCGCGTGCCGATCATGCTCGCGGCGAACAGGCTCCTCGCGATGCGGCTGGAAACCGAGGGTATGGACTATCCGATCCACCTCGGCGTCACGGAGGCAGGGGACGGGGCTTACGCCCGTCTGAAGTCGACGGCAGGCATCGCGACCCTGCTGAACGAGGGAATTGGCGACACGATTCGCGTTTCTTTGGCTGAAGACCCCGCGAACGAGATTCCGGTCTGCTACGAAATTCTGCAGGCGGTGGGACTGAGGAAAACGCAGGTGGAATACATCGCCTGTCCGAGCTGCGGAAGGACCAAGTTCAACCTGCCGACGGTGCTGCACGAGGTCCGCGAGGCCACCAGACACCTGGTTGGGCTCGATATCGCTGTGATGGGGTGCATCGTAAACGGTCCTGGCGAGATGGCGGATGCGGATTACGGGTACGTGGGGGCGGCGGGAGGGAAGATCACGCTGTACAGGAAGAAGGAGCCGGTGAAGCACGGCATCCCCCAGGAGCAGGGCGTCTCTGAGCTGATCGCACTTTTGAAGGAAGACGGGGTGTGGGTGGAGGCGCCGGAAGGGGCGGCTCAGCGGCAGGCGCTTAGGACGGTGTGA
- the radC gene encoding DNA repair protein RadC yields MADNRERFLTETPYSRLKTLGPAGMSLLDLLALGLAESESDQDRTEQVARTLAPSLQKLRGVGDLSANQLAATGVSDFAAARCMALIELGRRLNYALKGPLTQVSCADVVAEALSWLRFEKREHFLAVLLDSQNVILKVSTIHIGTLTSSIVGPREVFREAIREGASSLIVAHNHPSGDPTPSPEDIELTKKLVELGRALDIPVLDHIIIGEGQHRSLREAGFLS; encoded by the coding sequence ATGGCTGACAACCGTGAGCGATTTCTAACCGAGACCCCCTATTCCAGGCTCAAGACGCTGGGGCCAGCCGGGATGTCGCTGCTTGACCTGCTCGCCCTTGGCCTTGCCGAATCTGAATCCGACCAAGACCGGACCGAACAGGTTGCCCGCACCTTGGCGCCATCGCTCCAGAAGCTGCGCGGCGTCGGCGACCTTTCGGCCAACCAGCTTGCCGCAACTGGAGTCAGCGACTTTGCAGCAGCCCGCTGCATGGCGCTCATCGAGCTCGGCCGAAGACTGAATTATGCGCTCAAAGGCCCATTGACCCAGGTGAGCTGTGCGGACGTCGTCGCGGAGGCGCTCTCCTGGCTGCGCTTTGAAAAGAGAGAGCATTTCCTCGCCGTCCTGCTCGACTCCCAGAATGTCATCCTCAAGGTTTCGACGATCCACATCGGAACCCTGACGAGTTCGATCGTGGGGCCCAGAGAGGTCTTCCGGGAGGCTATTAGGGAAGGGGCCTCGAGCTTGATCGTGGCGCACAACCACCCCAGCGGCGACCCTACCCCCAGCCCGGAGGACATCGAGCTCACCAAGAAGCTTGTAGAATTGGGGCGCGCGCTGGACATCCCGGTGCTGGACCACATCATCATCGGAGAGGGCCAGCACAGGAGCCTTCGCGAGGCAGGGTTCCTATCATGA
- the rsfS gene encoding ribosome silencing factor — MTSREKTDKIVEFADDMKAEQIEVLDVHTKTSVADFFVICGGTSDRHVESIADRVAEKLRDLKVRPLRVEGARSGWVLQDYGDVLFHVMREEQRQFYDLETLWTNMKPDPSLAE; from the coding sequence ATGACCTCAAGAGAGAAAACAGACAAGATCGTAGAGTTCGCCGACGACATGAAGGCCGAGCAAATCGAGGTTCTCGACGTTCACACGAAAACCTCAGTCGCCGATTTCTTCGTCATATGTGGTGGGACAAGCGATCGGCATGTTGAGTCCATCGCCGACCGTGTGGCCGAGAAGCTGAGGGACCTGAAGGTGCGGCCCCTTCGTGTGGAGGGCGCCCGCAGCGGGTGGGTCTTGCAGGACTACGGCGACGTCTTGTTCCACGTCATGCGCGAAGAGCAACGGCAGTTCTATGATCTGGAGACGCTTTGGACGAACATGAAGCCCGACCCGAGCCTGGCGGAATAG
- a CDS encoding tetratricopeptide repeat protein yields MDEHEARPEPGGIGPSAPNSPLEGKVGERSEPGEGERYKDQWNQVLKLAQSLESAHDGVVRQALEEALDAKLKALRAQTNLADPKAAKHPRLARALTALDFAVPEPEPEPELPEIPLAAEPADPEQVAQAEALLRQARVHSMRGDHNGARSLLEQAAKVAPQSGAVLEALGDELQAQGKKRPAIEMYKRAIALSPGNVGLEKKHADLVFSAFAASQVYVSSASQAEMAASAKAAVVMSIILPGLGQVVTGRFVAGALCLILWLGAWVVAGVMGFGNLGAAMTGKPFNGQPPNYMIFLPVGLALLFHLYAIVDANAASKQQARKKVDHPKPPTNLPFE; encoded by the coding sequence TTGGACGAACATGAAGCCCGACCCGAGCCTGGCGGAATAGGCCCCTCCGCTCCCAACTCGCCCCTCGAGGGAAAGGTCGGTGAGCGCAGTGAACCGGGTGAGGGAGAGCGTTACAAGGACCAGTGGAACCAAGTCCTCAAGCTCGCTCAATCCTTGGAATCTGCCCACGACGGCGTTGTGCGGCAGGCTCTTGAAGAAGCGCTCGATGCCAAACTCAAAGCGCTCAGAGCCCAAACGAACCTCGCCGACCCCAAGGCGGCCAAGCATCCACGTCTCGCGCGGGCCCTGACAGCCCTCGATTTCGCGGTTCCAGAGCCAGAGCCGGAACCTGAGCTTCCCGAGATTCCCCTAGCAGCCGAGCCCGCAGACCCCGAACAAGTGGCTCAGGCGGAAGCTCTCCTAAGGCAAGCGCGCGTTCATTCCATGCGCGGCGACCACAATGGAGCACGTTCGCTTCTCGAGCAAGCTGCAAAGGTTGCCCCGCAGTCGGGTGCGGTTCTGGAAGCCCTTGGAGACGAGCTTCAGGCCCAGGGCAAAAAGCGCCCCGCCATCGAGATGTACAAGCGTGCCATCGCACTCTCTCCTGGCAACGTCGGACTCGAAAAGAAGCATGCCGACCTGGTCTTCAGCGCCTTTGCAGCTTCTCAGGTTTACGTGAGTTCAGCGAGCCAGGCCGAAATGGCGGCCAGCGCCAAAGCAGCCGTCGTGATGTCGATCATCCTGCCGGGCCTTGGGCAGGTCGTTACCGGACGGTTTGTTGCAGGGGCACTCTGCTTGATTCTGTGGCTGGGGGCGTGGGTCGTTGCCGGAGTGATGGGCTTCGGAAATCTCGGCGCGGCGATGACCGGGAAGCCCTTCAACGGCCAGCCGCCCAACTACATGATCTTCTTGCCGGTGGGTTTGGCGCTTCTATTCCACCTGTATGCGATCGTGGACGCCAATGCGGCATCGAAACAACAGGCCCGCAAGAAAGTGGACCACCCCAAACCGCCAACCAACCTTCCGTTCGAGTGA
- a CDS encoding haloacid dehalogenase → MSENTWETIVEGVRSTAQSMHAAREAGLSLSRSLTQTSAKCIRHIHRRQWTQARALLEDAKALSKQARVALEPYPEILHAGFLHDAEKEMVEAAAVMAIVQKEPYPTPEDLGAFPMSYLNGMGEASSECRRFVLDEIRQGRPEEAERILGHMEAIYEELITFDYSDAMTCGLRRTCDALRAVLERTRSDLTTTASQMELVRELRATRESLER, encoded by the coding sequence ATGAGCGAGAACACGTGGGAGACCATCGTCGAAGGCGTGCGAAGCACGGCGCAGTCTATGCACGCGGCGCGGGAGGCGGGGCTTTCGCTCTCCAGGAGTCTGACGCAGACCAGCGCGAAGTGCATCCGCCATATCCATCGGCGACAATGGACGCAAGCCAGGGCCCTGCTCGAAGACGCCAAGGCGCTCTCGAAGCAGGCTCGTGTGGCGCTGGAGCCCTATCCCGAGATCCTGCACGCCGGGTTCCTGCACGACGCCGAGAAGGAGATGGTCGAGGCAGCTGCAGTGATGGCGATCGTGCAGAAAGAGCCATATCCGACACCCGAGGACTTGGGCGCATTCCCGATGAGCTACCTGAACGGCATGGGCGAGGCCTCCAGCGAGTGCCGCCGATTCGTTCTCGACGAAATCCGGCAGGGAAGACCCGAAGAGGCTGAGCGCATCCTGGGGCACATGGAGGCGATCTACGAGGAGTTGATCACGTTCGATTACTCCGACGCGATGACCTGCGGCCTTCGGCGAACGTGCGACGCGCTTCGCGCGGTCCTTGAGCGCACGCGTAGCGATTTGACGACGACCGCCAGCCAGATGGAGCTGGTCCGGGAGCTGCGGGCGACGAGAGAGAGCCTGGAGCGCTAA
- the obgE gene encoding GTPase ObgE: MFLDQATVELTSGKGGDGAVTFHREKHVPRGGPNGADGGKGGDVWLIADRNKRTLYDFRLHARIKAESGGNAHGNKKGKDAVDIEIHVPVGTMIFDFNLGSELADLSFDGARYRVCKGGRGGHGNMHYVSSVRQAPKIAEKGEPAEERTVRLELKLLADIGLVGLPNAGKSTLISQISAAKPKIADYPFTTLEPNLGVVSLGEETFTVADLPGLIEGAHEGHGLGDRFLKHAERCAALVHVVDILPIDGSDPLNNYELIESELKSYAEELWRKPRIVALNKTDLMLEGAAEDVAKRFESVGHPLFRVSAASGSGIQPLLYAMLETLKSRPASEPVRIAIPTPAAQDDDAWEIVEQDGIKQVLGKKVERWVAMTDMESDDSVRYLHKRLERLGVIERLRELGAEEGETILIGDWVFDFSDEA; the protein is encoded by the coding sequence ATGTTTCTCGACCAAGCCACCGTCGAACTCACTTCCGGCAAGGGGGGCGATGGCGCGGTGACGTTTCACCGCGAGAAGCACGTCCCACGCGGCGGGCCCAACGGCGCGGATGGCGGCAAAGGCGGCGACGTCTGGCTGATCGCGGACCGCAACAAGCGCACCCTCTACGACTTTCGCCTCCACGCACGGATCAAAGCCGAATCGGGAGGCAACGCCCACGGCAACAAGAAGGGCAAGGACGCGGTAGACATCGAGATCCACGTGCCTGTTGGAACGATGATCTTCGATTTCAATTTGGGGTCCGAACTCGCCGACTTGAGCTTCGATGGCGCCCGCTACAGAGTATGTAAAGGCGGGCGGGGCGGCCATGGCAACATGCACTACGTGAGCAGCGTACGCCAGGCCCCGAAGATCGCCGAAAAGGGCGAGCCCGCCGAGGAGCGCACGGTCAGACTCGAGCTCAAACTTCTGGCGGACATCGGCCTCGTGGGGCTCCCAAACGCCGGCAAGAGCACCCTCATCAGCCAGATCAGCGCAGCCAAGCCCAAGATCGCCGACTACCCGTTCACGACCCTTGAACCCAATCTTGGGGTCGTGAGCCTTGGGGAGGAAACGTTCACCGTGGCCGACCTGCCAGGGCTCATCGAAGGCGCCCACGAAGGCCATGGTCTGGGCGACCGCTTCCTCAAACATGCCGAGCGCTGCGCGGCATTGGTGCACGTGGTCGACATCCTGCCGATCGACGGCTCAGACCCCCTGAACAACTACGAGCTAATCGAATCTGAACTCAAATCCTATGCCGAGGAGCTTTGGCGCAAGCCCCGTATCGTCGCGTTGAACAAGACGGACCTCATGCTGGAAGGCGCCGCTGAAGACGTGGCAAAGCGGTTTGAAAGTGTCGGCCATCCGCTCTTTCGCGTCTCTGCGGCTTCCGGTTCAGGCATCCAGCCCCTTCTCTACGCGATGCTGGAGACCCTAAAATCTCGGCCCGCCTCCGAGCCCGTTCGGATAGCCATTCCCACGCCGGCAGCGCAGGACGATGATGCCTGGGAAATCGTCGAGCAGGATGGCATCAAACAGGTGCTTGGCAAGAAGGTCGAGCGTTGGGTGGCTATGACCGACATGGAAAGCGATGACTCGGTGCGGTACCTTCACAAGCGCCTGGAGCGCTTGGGAGTTATCGAACGGCTCCGCGAACTTGGCGCAGAGGAAGGGGAAACAATCTTGATTGGGGATTGGGTGTTCGATTTTTCGGACGAAGCTTGA